One genomic segment of Amycolatopsis sp. Hca4 includes these proteins:
- a CDS encoding glycoside hydrolase family 28 protein, with amino-acid sequence MDGRFTRRQLIKGGLAVAAMPLLPVLPGSPASAAPRIDVPTLPWPAANDIVANTTIPVFPDRSFPITGYGAKNDGKTDNTAAIKKAIEACNAAGGGHVIVPSGGSFLTGAIYLKSNVDLHLESGAVLKFSGDAAKFPNVLTRYEGIECVNHSPMVYAYREKNIGLTGSGTLDAAATSSWNKGSDRAYLETLVDKGIAPEKRVVPGSGHTMRSTFVEPYACENVLIQGITLKNSMFWQLHPTLCRNVTVDGVSTDPSTAHSNTDGCDPESCDHVVISNCTLGAHDDNIAIKSGRDADGRRVNVPCQNLVVVNCVMNGNWGAITCGSEQTGGIRNVYAYQLTVKGDTKFALYVKSNTLRGGFSENINLDSVSGTFARNFVYVTSTYNSQTGSHVPSFGPFAISNCSSTKIAGKTFDVSGLSNAHVHGFAVANSTFKGVSDTSNTLKYVDNASFTKVTVNGKPI; translated from the coding sequence ATGGACGGCAGGTTCACCCGGCGGCAGCTGATCAAGGGCGGCCTCGCGGTCGCGGCGATGCCGCTGCTCCCGGTCTTGCCCGGGTCACCGGCTTCGGCGGCGCCCCGCATCGACGTCCCCACGCTCCCGTGGCCGGCGGCGAACGACATCGTCGCGAACACGACGATCCCGGTCTTCCCGGACCGCAGTTTCCCGATCACCGGTTACGGCGCGAAGAACGACGGCAAGACCGACAACACCGCGGCGATCAAGAAGGCGATCGAAGCCTGCAACGCGGCCGGCGGCGGGCACGTCATCGTGCCGTCCGGCGGCAGTTTCCTCACCGGTGCCATCTACCTGAAGAGCAACGTCGACCTGCACCTCGAATCCGGCGCGGTGCTGAAGTTCAGCGGCGACGCGGCGAAGTTCCCGAACGTCCTGACCCGCTACGAAGGCATCGAGTGCGTCAACCACTCGCCGATGGTCTACGCCTACCGGGAAAAGAACATCGGCCTCACCGGCAGCGGCACGCTCGACGCGGCGGCGACGTCGTCGTGGAACAAGGGCAGCGATCGTGCCTACCTGGAAACGCTGGTGGACAAGGGAATAGCGCCCGAGAAGCGGGTGGTGCCGGGCTCGGGCCACACCATGCGGTCTACCTTCGTCGAGCCGTACGCCTGCGAAAACGTGCTGATCCAAGGCATCACGCTCAAGAACTCCATGTTCTGGCAGCTGCACCCCACGCTGTGCCGCAACGTCACCGTCGACGGCGTCAGCACCGATCCCAGCACCGCGCACAGCAACACCGACGGCTGCGACCCGGAGTCGTGCGACCACGTCGTCATCTCGAACTGCACCCTGGGCGCGCACGACGACAACATCGCGATCAAGTCCGGGCGCGACGCCGACGGGCGGCGGGTGAACGTCCCGTGCCAGAACCTCGTCGTCGTCAACTGCGTGATGAACGGCAACTGGGGCGCGATCACCTGCGGCAGCGAGCAGACCGGCGGGATCCGCAACGTCTACGCCTACCAGCTCACCGTGAAGGGCGACACGAAGTTCGCGCTGTACGTGAAGTCCAACACCCTGCGCGGCGGGTTCTCCGAGAACATCAACCTCGACAGCGTCTCCGGCACGTTCGCGCGGAACTTCGTGTACGTGACGTCCACCTACAACAGCCAGACCGGCAGCCACGTCCCGTCGTTCGGGCCGTTCGCGATCAGCAACTGCTCGAGCACGAAGATCGCCGGCAAGACGTTCGACGTCAGCGGGCTTTCGAACGCCCACGTGCACGGGTTCGCCGTGGCGAATTCCACGTTTAAGGGCGTCTCGGACACGTCCAACACGCTGAAGTACGTGGACAACGCCAGCTTCACGAAGGTGACGGTCAACGGCAAGCCGATCTGA
- a CDS encoding acyl-CoA dehydrogenase, giving the protein MDVPEVPSKVDPDALTAVLDGRWAELRRGVRAQMAETKFRDPVALDVEAHRAQVLDQLRALAETDRPALGFDPAYGGGGDVGGSVTSFEMLGYGDLSLMVKAGVQWGLFGGAVQLLGTERHHARYLRGIVDLDVLGCFAMTEHGHGSDVQHLGTTATFADGSFVINTPDAMARKEYIGNAARDGRLAVVFAQLITGGESRGVHAFLVPIRDEEGAPMPGVSIEDCGPKAGLNGVDNGRLGFDNVRVPREALLNRFGDVAEDGTYSSPIESDSRRFFTMLGTLIRGRVSVGGSAGSATKRALALAVRYGERRRQFMKPDGDEVVILDYLGHQRKLLPALAKTYALHFAQEELVSKLHDIDASAPEEEQRELESRAAGMKALNTWHATATIQAAREACGGAGYLAENILPGLKADTDVFTTFEGDNTVLLQLVAKGLLTSYKQDFEDLSPLATARFFTDQVVNTLLERTSVRKALDSLTDGSDSDVFFRREWQLKLFEDREQHVVEGVAKRLRKAAADPFGVFNAAQDHVLRAGRVHVERLVLEAFAAAVERCEDPDARALLERVCDLYALSAIEEDLAWFLGHGRLTASRAKAVTSAVNRLCAELRPHARTLVDAFAIPEQFLAAPMLAS; this is encoded by the coding sequence GTGGACGTTCCCGAAGTGCCATCGAAGGTGGATCCGGACGCACTGACCGCCGTCCTCGACGGCCGCTGGGCCGAGCTGCGCCGCGGGGTGCGGGCGCAGATGGCCGAGACGAAGTTCCGGGACCCGGTCGCCCTCGACGTCGAGGCGCACCGCGCCCAGGTGCTCGACCAGCTGCGCGCGCTCGCCGAAACCGACCGTCCCGCCCTGGGCTTCGACCCGGCCTACGGCGGCGGTGGCGACGTCGGCGGCTCGGTGACGTCGTTCGAGATGCTCGGCTACGGCGACCTGTCGCTGATGGTGAAGGCCGGCGTCCAGTGGGGCCTGTTCGGCGGCGCCGTCCAGCTGCTCGGCACCGAGCGCCACCACGCGCGGTACCTGCGCGGGATCGTGGACCTCGACGTGCTGGGCTGCTTCGCGATGACCGAGCACGGCCACGGTTCCGACGTCCAGCACCTGGGCACCACGGCGACCTTCGCGGACGGCAGCTTCGTGATCAACACCCCGGACGCCATGGCCCGCAAGGAGTACATCGGCAACGCCGCCCGCGACGGGCGGCTGGCGGTGGTCTTCGCCCAGCTGATCACCGGCGGGGAATCGCGGGGGGTGCACGCGTTCCTCGTCCCGATCCGCGACGAGGAAGGCGCGCCGATGCCCGGGGTGTCCATCGAGGACTGCGGGCCGAAGGCGGGCCTGAACGGCGTCGACAACGGACGGCTGGGCTTCGACAACGTCCGGGTGCCGCGCGAGGCCCTGTTGAACCGCTTCGGCGACGTCGCCGAGGACGGGACCTACTCCAGCCCGATCGAAAGCGACAGCCGCCGGTTCTTCACCATGCTGGGCACGCTGATCCGCGGCCGGGTCAGCGTCGGCGGCAGCGCGGGCAGTGCCACCAAACGCGCGCTCGCCCTGGCCGTCCGCTACGGCGAACGCCGCCGCCAGTTCATGAAGCCGGACGGCGACGAGGTCGTCATCCTCGACTACCTCGGGCACCAGCGGAAGCTGCTGCCGGCGCTGGCGAAGACGTACGCACTGCACTTCGCCCAGGAAGAGCTGGTGTCGAAGCTGCACGACATCGACGCGTCGGCGCCCGAGGAGGAGCAGCGCGAGCTGGAATCGCGCGCGGCAGGCATGAAGGCCCTCAACACCTGGCACGCGACGGCGACGATCCAGGCGGCCCGTGAGGCGTGCGGTGGCGCGGGGTACCTGGCCGAGAACATCCTGCCGGGCCTGAAGGCCGACACCGACGTCTTCACGACGTTCGAAGGCGACAACACGGTGCTGCTGCAGCTGGTCGCGAAGGGCCTCCTGACCAGCTACAAGCAGGACTTCGAGGACCTCTCGCCGCTGGCGACGGCCCGGTTCTTCACCGACCAGGTGGTCAACACGCTCCTGGAGCGCACCTCGGTCCGCAAGGCGCTCGACTCGCTCACCGACGGGTCCGATTCGGACGTCTTCTTCCGCCGCGAGTGGCAGCTGAAGCTGTTCGAAGACCGCGAGCAGCACGTCGTCGAGGGTGTGGCGAAGCGGCTGCGCAAGGCGGCCGCCGACCCGTTCGGCGTGTTCAACGCGGCGCAGGACCACGTGCTGCGCGCGGGCCGGGTCCACGTCGAGCGCCTGGTGCTGGAGGCGTTCGCGGCGGCCGTCGAACGCTGCGAGGACCCGGACGCCCGGGCGCTACTCGAACGCGTCTGCGACCTGTACGCGCTGTCGGCGATCGAAGAGGACCTGGCGTGGTTCCTGGGCCACGGCCGTCTGACGGCATCGCGGGCGAAGGCCGTCACGTCGGCGGTGAACCGGCTGTGCGCCGAGCTGCGGCCGCACGCGCGCACGCTGGTGGACGCGTTCGCGATCCCGGAGCAGTTCCTCGCCGCGCCGATGCTGGCGTCCTGA
- a CDS encoding DUF2382 domain-containing protein, protein MARTLQPEELIDSAVVDPDGNKLGKVGNVYLADATHQPEWITVKTGLFGTKESFVPLTGAHTDRDGVHVQVDKDRVSDAPRIDADGHLSPEESTQLYQHYGLPVPRTSADGRMDRGTDRGADRGTERGTDRGRGAMGGKHDDRAMTRSEERLNVGTEQVETGHVRLRKYVVTEEQQVTVPVRHEEVRIEREPITRADGGRAEIGEAEQDVVLHAEKPVVRKETVPVERARLRKETVSDEQTVSGKVRKEQFEVTDDDRKNRRS, encoded by the coding sequence ATGGCCAGGACCCTGCAGCCAGAAGAACTCATCGACAGCGCCGTGGTCGACCCGGACGGCAACAAGCTCGGGAAGGTCGGCAACGTCTACCTCGCCGACGCGACGCACCAACCCGAGTGGATCACCGTCAAGACCGGCCTGTTCGGCACCAAGGAAAGCTTCGTCCCGCTCACCGGCGCGCACACCGACCGGGACGGCGTCCACGTCCAGGTGGACAAGGACCGCGTCTCCGACGCGCCCCGCATCGACGCCGACGGGCACCTCTCCCCCGAGGAGAGCACGCAGCTCTACCAGCACTACGGGCTGCCCGTGCCGCGCACCTCGGCGGACGGGCGGATGGACCGCGGCACAGACCGCGGCGCGGACCGGGGCACGGAACGAGGCACCGACCGCGGCCGCGGCGCCATGGGCGGCAAGCACGACGACCGGGCCATGACGCGCTCCGAGGAACGGCTGAACGTCGGCACCGAGCAGGTCGAGACCGGGCACGTGCGGCTGCGCAAGTACGTCGTCACCGAAGAGCAGCAGGTCACCGTGCCGGTGCGGCACGAAGAGGTCCGGATCGAACGCGAGCCGATCACCCGCGCCGACGGCGGCCGGGCCGAGATCGGCGAGGCCGAGCAGGACGTGGTCCTGCACGCGGAGAAACCCGTGGTGCGCAAGGAGACCGTACCGGTCGAACGGGCACGCCTGCGGAAGGAGACGGTCAGCGACGAGCAGACCGTGTCCGGCAAGGTCCGCAAGGAGCAGTTCGAGGTCACCGACGACGACCGCAAGAACCGCCGCTCCTGA
- a CDS encoding carboxymuconolactone decarboxylase family protein, with product MEARINVFENEVTGKFVKRLIAASRPVEESSLPHATQELVKIRASQINGCGMCLDMHTKDAAAAGETPVRLAMVAAWREAVVFTEAERAALALAEEGTRLADTHTGVTDETWAAVRKHYDDEQIGALVALVATINAWNRLNVIARNPAGEYQPGDVRLSGTFTAARPSVQLGW from the coding sequence ATGGAAGCCCGGATCAACGTGTTCGAGAACGAGGTCACCGGCAAGTTCGTCAAGCGGCTGATCGCGGCGTCCCGCCCGGTGGAGGAGTCGTCGCTGCCGCACGCGACGCAGGAGCTGGTCAAGATCCGCGCGAGCCAGATCAACGGCTGCGGGATGTGCCTCGACATGCACACGAAGGACGCGGCGGCGGCCGGCGAGACGCCGGTCCGCCTGGCGATGGTGGCGGCGTGGCGCGAAGCGGTGGTGTTCACCGAGGCGGAGCGCGCGGCCCTGGCGCTGGCGGAGGAGGGGACCCGGCTGGCGGACACGCACACCGGCGTCACCGACGAGACGTGGGCGGCGGTCCGCAAGCACTACGACGACGAGCAGATCGGCGCGCTGGTCGCCCTGGTGGCGACGATCAACGCGTGGAACCGGCTCAACGTGATCGCCCGCAACCCGGCGGGCGAGTACCAGCCGGGGGATGTTCGGCTGAGCGGGACTTTCACCGCCGCGCGGCCGTCAGTCCAGCTTGGATGGTGA
- a CDS encoding hemolysin III family protein codes for MDLRPRLRGHIHFWTFFGALAAAATLISLAASTVSPVATLATSVYGLTVLGLFGVSALYHRRFWSPRAYKWMKRADHSMIFLFIAGTYTPFTLLAMSKPTGYVILSIVWGGAIAGVALKMLWPHAPRWLGVPIYIALGWVAVFVFPELATHAGVAALVLLCVGGLFYTLGAVFYAVKWPNHWPDTFGYHEFFHACTVLAAVSHYIAIWLAMYA; via the coding sequence GTGGACCTCCGCCCCCGGCTGCGCGGGCACATCCACTTCTGGACCTTCTTCGGCGCCCTCGCGGCGGCCGCCACGCTGATCAGTTTGGCCGCGTCCACGGTGTCCCCGGTCGCGACACTGGCGACTTCGGTGTACGGCTTGACGGTGCTGGGCCTGTTCGGCGTGAGCGCGCTGTACCACCGCCGCTTCTGGAGCCCCCGCGCGTACAAGTGGATGAAGCGCGCCGACCACTCGATGATCTTCCTGTTCATCGCGGGCACGTACACACCGTTCACCTTGTTGGCGATGTCGAAGCCGACGGGCTACGTGATCCTGTCGATCGTGTGGGGCGGCGCGATCGCGGGCGTGGCGCTGAAGATGCTGTGGCCGCACGCACCGCGCTGGCTCGGGGTGCCGATCTACATCGCGTTGGGCTGGGTCGCGGTGTTCGTGTTCCCGGAGCTGGCCACGCACGCCGGGGTCGCGGCGCTGGTGTTGCTGTGCGTCGGCGGGCTGTTCTACACGCTGGGCGCGGTGTTCTACGCCGTGAAGTGGCCGAACCACTGGCCGGACACCTTCGGGTACCACGAATTCTTCCACGCGTGCACGGTGCTGGCGGCGGTGTCGCACTACATCGCGATCTGGCTGGCCATGTACGCCTGA
- a CDS encoding isoprenyl transferase gives MSVRSFLSDVVYSAYGRRLIQQAAGRHPRHIAIMLDGNRRWAREAGFTDVSDGHRAGAKKIADFLSWCQEADVEVVTMWLLSTDNLNRDPDELTPLLKIITDVTDELAGPGTPWRLRIVGALDLLPAEVAKRLSEAAARTEGRSGMEVNIAVGYGGRQEIADAVRKLLLQHADEGTSIHELAKILDVDHISEHLYTSGQPDPDLIIRTSGEQRLSGFLLWQSAHSEFWFTEAYWPAFRRVDFLRAMRDYAWRHRRFGS, from the coding sequence GTGAGTGTTCGCTCGTTCTTGTCCGACGTCGTGTACAGCGCCTACGGCAGGCGCCTCATCCAGCAGGCCGCCGGGCGGCATCCCCGGCACATCGCCATCATGCTGGACGGCAACCGCCGGTGGGCCCGGGAAGCGGGCTTCACGGACGTTTCGGACGGTCACCGCGCCGGGGCGAAGAAGATCGCGGACTTCCTGAGCTGGTGCCAGGAAGCCGACGTCGAGGTCGTCACCATGTGGCTGCTGTCCACCGACAACCTCAACCGCGACCCGGACGAACTCACGCCGCTGCTGAAGATCATCACCGACGTCACCGACGAGCTCGCCGGGCCGGGGACGCCGTGGCGGCTGCGGATCGTCGGCGCGCTCGACCTGCTCCCCGCCGAGGTCGCGAAGCGGCTGAGCGAGGCCGCCGCCCGCACCGAAGGCCGGTCCGGGATGGAGGTCAACATCGCCGTCGGCTACGGCGGGCGCCAGGAGATCGCCGACGCCGTGCGCAAGCTGCTGCTGCAGCACGCCGACGAGGGAACGTCCATTCACGAGCTGGCGAAGATCCTCGACGTCGACCACATCTCCGAGCACCTCTACACCTCGGGCCAGCCGGACCCGGACCTGATCATCCGCACCTCCGGTGAGCAGCGGCTTTCCGGCTTCCTGCTGTGGCAGTCCGCGCATTCGGAGTTCTGGTTCACCGAGGCCTACTGGCCCGCCTTCCGGCGGGTCGACTTCCTGCGTGCCATGCGCGACTACGCCTGGCGGCACCGCCGGTTCGGCTCCTGA
- a CDS encoding PhoH family protein → MYVLDTSVLLSDPWAVTRFAEHAVVLPLVVISELEAKRHHPELGWFARESLRMLDDLRRQYGRLDAPLPIGDHGGTLQVELNHSDPSVLPSGFRTDSNDHRILACALNLAAENQAVTLVTKDIPLRVKAGAVGLEADEYRAQEVTPSGWTGMADVDVQQEVLDTLFGGSTVDPVEWGMDELAELPCHTGLRLLAGSSSALGRITADKRIRLVRGDREAFGLHGRSAEQRVALDLLLDSDVGIVSLGGRAGTGKSALALCAGLEAVMERRQHRKVVVFRPVYAVGGQDLGYLPGSESEKMQPWAQAVFDTLGALVSQDVLDEVFDRGMLEVLPLTHIRGRSLHDTFVIVDEAQSLERNVLLTVLSRLGTASRVVLTHDVAQRDNLRVGRHDGVSAVIEKLKGHPLFAHVTLTRSERSPIAALVTEMLEDHG, encoded by the coding sequence ATGTACGTGCTCGACACGTCGGTCCTCCTGTCGGACCCGTGGGCGGTCACCCGCTTCGCCGAGCATGCCGTCGTGCTTCCGCTGGTCGTCATCAGTGAACTGGAGGCGAAGCGCCACCACCCGGAGCTGGGCTGGTTCGCCCGGGAATCCCTGCGCATGCTCGACGACCTGCGCCGGCAGTACGGCAGGCTCGACGCGCCGCTCCCCATCGGGGACCACGGCGGCACGCTGCAGGTGGAGCTGAACCACTCGGACCCGTCGGTGCTCCCGTCCGGGTTCCGGACCGACTCCAACGACCACCGCATCCTCGCCTGCGCGCTCAACCTCGCGGCCGAGAACCAGGCGGTCACGCTGGTGACGAAGGACATCCCGCTGCGGGTCAAGGCCGGGGCCGTCGGCCTCGAGGCGGACGAGTACCGCGCGCAGGAAGTGACGCCGTCGGGCTGGACCGGCATGGCGGACGTCGACGTCCAGCAGGAAGTGCTGGACACGCTGTTCGGCGGCAGCACCGTCGACCCCGTCGAGTGGGGCATGGACGAGCTCGCCGAGCTGCCCTGCCACACCGGGCTGCGGCTGCTCGCGGGCAGCTCCAGCGCGCTCGGGCGGATCACGGCGGACAAGCGCATCCGGCTGGTCCGGGGCGACCGCGAGGCGTTCGGCCTGCACGGCCGCAGCGCCGAGCAGCGCGTCGCGCTCGACCTGCTGCTCGACTCCGACGTCGGGATCGTGTCGCTGGGCGGCCGGGCGGGCACCGGCAAGTCGGCGCTCGCTCTCTGCGCCGGTCTCGAAGCGGTCATGGAACGCCGCCAGCACCGCAAGGTCGTGGTGTTCCGGCCGGTCTACGCGGTCGGCGGCCAGGACCTCGGCTACCTGCCCGGGTCCGAGAGCGAGAAGATGCAGCCGTGGGCGCAGGCGGTGTTCGACACCCTCGGCGCGCTGGTCAGCCAGGACGTCCTCGACGAGGTCTTCGACCGCGGCATGCTCGAGGTGCTCCCGCTGACCCACATCCGCGGCCGCTCGCTGCACGACACGTTCGTGATCGTCGACGAGGCGCAGTCCCTGGAGCGCAACGTCCTGCTCACGGTGCTGTCGCGGCTCGGCACGGCGTCCCGCGTGGTGCTCACGCACGACGTCGCCCAGCGTGACAACCTGCGCGTCGGCCGGCACGACGGCGTCTCGGCGGTGATCGAGAAGCTGAAGGGCCACCCGCTGTTTGCGCACGTCACGCTGACGCGCTCGGAGCGGTCCCCGATCGCGGCGCTGGTCACCGAGATGCTGGAAGACCACGGCTGA
- a CDS encoding GuaB1 family IMP dehydrogenase-related protein has translation MRFLDGHRPAHDLTYDDVFLLPNRSDVESRFDVDLATADGTGATIPIVVANMTAVAGRRMAETVARRGGLVVLPQDVDPGAVAEIVGWVKSRHPVWDTPLVLTGGDAVADALNLVHKRAHGAVVVVDGEGRPVGIVDEAACAGVDRFARLADVAQPATVAVPLATPAREVFELLNSHGAQLALGLDTDGRLAGVLTAVGALRAEIYTPAVDDAGRLRVAAAVGVNGDVAAKADAVLKSGVDVLVVDTAHGHQEKMIAALKAVRSVSPQVPVVAGNVVTAEGTRDLIQAGADVVKVGVGPGAMCTTRMMTGVGRPQFSAVAECAAAARELGKHVWADGGVRHPRDVALALAAGASAAMVGSWFAGTYESPGDLRFDEQGRPYKESFGMASKRAVGARTRTDNSFDRARKALFEEGISSSRMALDPQRPGVEDLLDSIGSGVRSSCTYAGARTLEEFHERAVLGVQSAAGFAEGRPLPSGW, from the coding sequence GTGCGTTTCCTCGACGGCCACCGGCCCGCCCACGACCTGACCTACGACGACGTGTTCCTGCTGCCGAACCGTTCGGACGTGGAGTCCCGCTTCGACGTCGACCTCGCCACCGCGGACGGCACCGGCGCCACCATCCCGATCGTGGTCGCGAACATGACCGCGGTCGCCGGCCGCCGGATGGCCGAGACCGTCGCCCGCCGCGGCGGGCTGGTCGTGCTCCCCCAGGACGTCGATCCCGGAGCGGTCGCGGAGATCGTCGGCTGGGTGAAGAGCCGGCACCCGGTGTGGGACACCCCGCTGGTGCTCACCGGCGGTGACGCGGTCGCCGACGCCCTCAACCTGGTCCACAAGCGAGCGCACGGCGCAGTGGTCGTCGTGGACGGCGAAGGCCGCCCGGTCGGCATCGTCGACGAAGCGGCCTGCGCGGGCGTCGACCGCTTCGCGCGGCTCGCCGACGTCGCGCAGCCGGCGACGGTCGCGGTCCCGCTGGCCACGCCGGCGCGCGAGGTGTTCGAGCTGCTCAACAGCCACGGCGCCCAGCTCGCGCTCGGCCTCGACACCGACGGCAGGCTCGCGGGTGTCCTGACCGCGGTCGGCGCCCTGCGCGCGGAGATCTACACCCCGGCCGTCGACGACGCGGGCAGGCTGCGCGTCGCCGCCGCGGTCGGCGTCAACGGCGATGTCGCGGCGAAGGCCGACGCGGTCCTGAAGTCGGGCGTCGACGTCCTGGTCGTCGACACCGCGCACGGGCACCAGGAGAAGATGATCGCCGCGCTGAAGGCCGTCCGGTCGGTGTCCCCGCAGGTCCCGGTGGTCGCCGGGAACGTGGTCACCGCCGAGGGCACGCGCGACCTGATCCAGGCCGGCGCGGACGTCGTCAAGGTCGGCGTCGGGCCGGGCGCGATGTGCACCACCCGGATGATGACCGGCGTTGGCCGCCCGCAGTTCTCCGCGGTCGCCGAGTGCGCGGCCGCCGCCCGCGAGCTGGGCAAGCACGTCTGGGCCGACGGCGGGGTCCGCCACCCGCGGGACGTCGCGCTGGCGCTGGCCGCAGGCGCGTCCGCGGCGATGGTCGGCTCGTGGTTCGCCGGCACCTACGAATCCCCCGGCGACCTGCGGTTCGACGAGCAGGGCCGCCCCTACAAGGAGTCGTTCGGCATGGCGTCGAAGCGCGCGGTGGGCGCGCGGACGCGCACGGACAACTCGTTCGACCGCGCCCGGAAGGCGCTGTTCGAGGAGGGCATCTCGTCGTCGCGGATGGCCCTCGACCCGCAGCGCCCCGGTGTCGAGGACCTGCTGGACTCGATCGGCTCCGGCGTGCGTTCTTCGTGCACCTACGCGGGCGCGCGCACGCTGGAGGAGTTCCACGAGCGTGCGGTGCTGGGTGTGCAGTCGGCGGCCGGGTTCGCCGAGGGCCGCCCCCTTCCCTCGGGCTGGTGA
- a CDS encoding DUF309 domain-containing protein has product MSRRDRDAEGRARNARPRDGLGRPLPYGSDGVERQPEGIERTPAQTLAEAQRLLDDGKPFHAHEVFEDAWKTTDGPDRELWRGLAQLAVGLTHAARGNNVGAVSLLERGAANIEPFRAEPPHGIDVAGLEEWALALAEEAKQRVRVSPSAPRLTC; this is encoded by the coding sequence ATGAGCCGCCGCGACCGGGACGCCGAGGGACGGGCACGCAACGCACGGCCGCGCGACGGCCTCGGCCGGCCGCTGCCGTACGGCTCGGACGGCGTCGAGCGGCAGCCGGAGGGCATCGAGCGCACCCCGGCGCAAACGCTTGCGGAGGCGCAGCGCCTGCTCGACGACGGCAAGCCGTTCCACGCGCACGAGGTGTTCGAGGACGCCTGGAAAACCACCGACGGCCCCGACCGCGAGCTGTGGCGCGGCCTGGCGCAGCTCGCCGTCGGGCTGACGCACGCGGCCCGCGGCAACAACGTCGGCGCGGTGTCCCTGCTGGAACGCGGGGCGGCGAACATCGAGCCGTTCCGGGCCGAGCCACCGCACGGCATCGACGTCGCCGGGCTGGAGGAGTGGGCGCTGGCGCTGGCGGAAGAGGCCAAGCAGCGCGTCCGGGTCTCGCCGAGCGCGCCGCGGCTGACGTGCTGA
- a CDS encoding MBL fold metallo-hydrolase, translating to MTAIVQNLVTSGVFRLDGGSWDVDNNVWIVGDDKEVIVIDAAHDAKAIENVVGERKLAAIVCTHAHNDHVNAAPELAAATGAPILLHPDDRVVWDLTHSGRAPDGELADGQVLTIAGTELRVIHTPGHAPGAVCLYAAELGVVFTGDTLFHGGPGATGRSYSDYPTIVRSIREKLFALPEATKVHTGHGEGTTIGAEKSASDGWEQP from the coding sequence ATGACGGCGATCGTGCAGAACCTGGTGACCTCCGGCGTCTTCCGGCTCGACGGAGGCAGCTGGGACGTCGACAACAACGTCTGGATCGTGGGTGACGACAAGGAAGTCATCGTGATCGACGCGGCCCACGACGCCAAGGCGATCGAAAACGTCGTCGGCGAGCGGAAACTGGCCGCGATCGTCTGCACCCACGCGCACAACGACCACGTCAACGCCGCCCCGGAGCTCGCCGCCGCGACCGGGGCACCGATCCTGCTGCACCCGGACGACCGGGTCGTCTGGGACCTCACGCACTCCGGCCGCGCCCCGGACGGCGAGCTGGCCGACGGCCAGGTGCTCACCATCGCGGGCACCGAGCTCCGCGTCATCCACACGCCGGGGCACGCACCCGGAGCGGTCTGCCTGTACGCGGCCGAGCTGGGCGTCGTGTTCACCGGCGACACGCTGTTCCACGGCGGCCCCGGCGCCACCGGCCGGTCCTATTCGGACTACCCGACGATCGTGCGGTCCATCCGCGAGAAGCTCTTCGCGCTCCCGGAGGCGACGAAGGTCCACACCGGACACGGCGAAGGCACCACGATCGGCGCCGAGAAGTCGGCGTCGGACGGCTGGGAGCAACCCTAG